A window from Ignavibacteriota bacterium encodes these proteins:
- a CDS encoding response regulator, giving the protein MYFGNDSGILEYDGTSWRLIKTSNNSIVRSMCMDSKGRIYVAASSDFGYLDADSIGQLQFVSLRKISSNIPNFGDVWDVAENSNGIYFKTQDQIFRFHNNNITIIDSVFSYRLYKVGDDIFVRNNGIGLQKIIGNSVKFIPDGESFASIGVYDMIPFNDKILITTNTNGLFLYSGYNFTKFKTEADQFLFKNKIYNACKLFNENIAIATQRGGIIIIDKNGKFIQNINSKNGLKTDIVYDVFPDKQGSLWLAMTDGIARIEIDSPFKILPIEKTGKNYFSSIYRFKNKIYATNSFGLLHYDETTLTFKTFKGITSSGYNFFSFGNSLFVLTMDGISKVNDDNTIEKLFDLTASVGCKSNIDTNIFYVNHREGINILKYKNGRFQLLIKLPQVPFEIANIIEDENGSLWLTTYYQGAIQISCKDTYLFDAVDSTKINIDYYDNNKELPGNLASILLIDEKPFFATDKGFFNFDEKTKSFNPDSILGAAFTNSTHLIKFYEEDINHNFWILAKTEDGLKFGKAIKQNSNNYLWTPSPEFQRLDLSRIFTIYSDYNPIEEKEILWISSDEGLIQYSPKNNRFLKDKFATFIRNVIVNHDSLVHAGTKNKKTSKKNIFSFRNNDLVFQFTSTSFDKPEQNEYQFLLEGYEKNWSEWSNENIKEYTNLSSGDYTFRVKSKNIYGKIGTEDSYIFSILPPWYLTWWSYLIYAFIFLGILFLIRNYELKRIRKKHSLELELAAFEKLKELDQLKSYFFANISHEFRTPLTLVLGQIESVLSSNIETKEKGKLHVANRNARRLLDLINQLLDLSKIEAGSMKLEAKQHNIVSFLKSLFYSFESIAETHKISLKFKSDLENIPVIFDPDRMEKVFYNFISNSIKFTKSGGEVSVSLSLRGNSLVLIKIKDNGKGISKKHLPHIFDRFYQVEGSNTREFEGTGIGLALANELILLHNGKINVESEENYWTEFTIELPIGDLNLKKEQLVDFSTKFINQNDIEILKEGKVEIINSQMENISQNKNSEIILIVDDNSDVRSYIKEQIENEYKIFEASNGEEGIKKAEAEIPDLIITDVMMPKIDGYQFCKKIRSNDKTSHIPIIMLTAKAALDDKIEGLETGIDAYLTKPFSAKELIVRVKNLIYQRKQLRKKFSKSTILKPSEITEISVDQKFLENVLKFIESNFKNENFTIEDIASKVNMSISQLNRKLNALIDQPAGQLIRSLRLQRAADLLKHNVGNVAEICYMVGFSDQAYFSRSFKKQFGFSPSEYKKSTV; this is encoded by the coding sequence ATGTATTTTGGAAATGATTCGGGAATTCTTGAATATGATGGTACTTCTTGGAGATTAATAAAAACCAGCAACAATTCAATTGTCAGATCAATGTGTATGGATTCAAAAGGAAGAATTTATGTTGCTGCATCATCTGATTTTGGTTATTTAGATGCAGATTCAATTGGTCAACTTCAATTTGTTTCGCTTCGTAAAATTAGTTCAAACATTCCAAATTTTGGAGATGTTTGGGATGTTGCTGAAAATTCAAATGGAATTTATTTTAAGACCCAAGATCAAATTTTTCGTTTTCACAATAATAATATTACAATTATTGATTCCGTTTTTTCATACAGATTATATAAAGTTGGAGATGATATATTTGTTAGAAATAATGGAATCGGATTACAAAAAATAATTGGTAACTCAGTTAAATTTATTCCGGATGGCGAAAGTTTTGCAAGTATTGGAGTCTATGATATGATTCCTTTTAATGATAAAATTTTAATTACTACAAACACAAACGGATTATTTCTTTATAGCGGATATAATTTTACAAAATTCAAAACCGAAGCCGATCAATTTTTATTTAAAAATAAAATTTATAATGCGTGTAAACTTTTTAATGAAAATATTGCAATTGCAACTCAAAGAGGCGGAATTATTATAATTGACAAAAATGGAAAATTTATTCAGAATATTAATTCTAAAAACGGACTTAAAACAGATATTGTGTATGATGTTTTTCCCGATAAACAAGGAAGTTTATGGTTGGCAATGACAGACGGAATTGCAAGAATTGAAATTGATTCACCATTTAAAATTCTTCCAATTGAAAAAACCGGTAAAAATTATTTTTCATCAATTTATAGATTTAAAAATAAAATTTATGCTACAAATTCATTCGGACTTCTCCATTATGATGAAACTACTTTAACATTCAAAACATTTAAAGGAATTACTTCAAGCGGTTATAATTTTTTCTCATTTGGAAATTCACTTTTTGTTCTCACAATGGATGGAATTTCAAAAGTTAATGATGATAATACAATTGAAAAATTATTTGATTTAACTGCATCGGTTGGATGCAAATCAAATATCGATACGAATATTTTTTATGTAAACCATAGAGAAGGAATAAATATTTTAAAATACAAAAATGGCAGATTTCAACTTTTAATAAAACTACCTCAAGTTCCTTTTGAAATTGCAAATATTATTGAAGACGAAAATGGAAGTTTATGGCTAACAACTTATTACCAAGGTGCGATTCAAATTTCGTGCAAAGATACTTATTTATTTGATGCTGTTGATTCAACTAAAATAAATATAGATTATTATGATAACAACAAGGAACTTCCGGGAAATTTAGCATCAATATTATTAATTGATGAAAAACCTTTTTTTGCAACAGATAAAGGATTTTTCAATTTTGATGAAAAAACAAAAAGTTTTAATCCGGATTCAATTTTGGGTGCAGCTTTTACAAATTCAACACATTTAATAAAGTTTTATGAAGAAGACATAAATCATAACTTTTGGATTTTGGCAAAAACTGAAGATGGATTAAAATTTGGTAAAGCTATAAAACAAAACTCCAATAATTATTTGTGGACACCATCTCCGGAATTTCAAAGATTAGATTTAAGCAGAATTTTTACAATTTATTCGGATTACAATCCAATTGAAGAAAAAGAAATTTTATGGATAAGTTCGGATGAAGGTTTAATTCAGTATTCTCCGAAAAATAATAGATTTCTGAAAGATAAATTTGCAACATTTATCAGAAATGTAATTGTTAATCATGATTCATTAGTTCATGCCGGTACAAAAAATAAAAAAACTTCGAAAAAAAATATTTTTTCTTTTAGAAATAATGATTTGGTATTTCAATTTACTTCAACAAGTTTTGATAAACCTGAACAAAATGAATATCAATTTTTGCTTGAAGGATATGAAAAAAACTGGTCGGAATGGAGTAATGAAAATATAAAGGAATATACAAATCTTTCAAGCGGAGATTATACTTTTCGTGTTAAATCCAAAAATATTTATGGAAAAATTGGAACCGAAGATTCATATATTTTTTCAATTCTTCCTCCTTGGTATTTAACTTGGTGGTCATATCTTATTTATGCATTTATATTTTTGGGAATATTATTTCTTATTAGAAATTATGAGTTAAAACGAATTCGCAAAAAACATTCTTTGGAACTCGAATTAGCAGCTTTTGAAAAACTAAAAGAACTCGATCAGCTAAAATCTTACTTTTTTGCAAATATTTCTCATGAATTTAGAACTCCACTTACATTAGTTTTGGGACAAATAGAAAGTGTTCTTTCTTCAAATATTGAAACTAAGGAAAAAGGAAAACTTCACGTTGCAAATAGGAATGCACGAAGACTTTTAGATTTAATAAATCAGTTATTGGATTTATCAAAAATTGAAGCCGGAAGTATGAAACTTGAAGCAAAACAACATAATATTGTTTCTTTTCTAAAAAGTTTATTTTATTCATTTGAATCTATTGCAGAAACACATAAAATTAGTTTAAAATTCAAATCTGATTTAGAAAACATTCCAGTAATTTTTGATCCGGATAGAATGGAAAAAGTTTTCTATAATTTTATTTCGAATTCAATAAAATTTACAAAATCCGGTGGCGAAGTTTCGGTTAGTTTAAGTTTAAGAGGAAATTCTTTAGTTTTAATAAAAATTAAAGATAACGGAAAAGGAATTAGTAAAAAGCACTTACCTCATATTTTCGATCGATTTTATCAAGTTGAAGGTTCAAACACTCGCGAATTTGAAGGAACCGGAATTGGATTAGCTTTAGCAAATGAATTAATTCTACTTCATAACGGAAAAATTAATGTTGAAAGTGAAGAAAATTATTGGACGGAATTTACAATAGAACTTCCTATAGGCGATTTAAATTTGAAAAAAGAACAATTGGTCGATTTTTCCACAAAATTTATAAATCAAAATGATATTGAAATTCTTAAAGAAGGAAAAGTTGAAATAATTAATTCACAGATGGAAAATATTTCACAAAATAAAAATTCCGAAATTATTTTAATAGTTGATGATAATTCAGATGTGAGATCATATATAAAAGAGCAAATTGAAAATGAATATAAAATTTTTGAAGCATCAAATGGAGAAGAGGGAATTAAAAAAGCTGAAGCTGAAATTCCCGATTTAATAATTACAGATGTAATGATGCCCAAAATAGATGGTTATCAATTTTGTAAAAAAATTCGCAGTAATGATAAAACAAGCCATATTCCAATAATTATGTTGACAGCAAAAGCTGCTTTAGATGATAAAATAGAAGGTTTGGAAACCGGAATTGATGCTTATCTAACCAAACCATTTAGTGCTAAAGAATTGATTGTTAGAGTAAAAAATTTAATTTATCAGCGCAAACAATTAAGAAAGAAATTTAGTAAATCCACAATTCTAAAGCCTTCAGAAATCACAGAAATTTCTGTAGATCAAAAATTTTTGGAAAATGTATTAAAATTTATTGAATCCAATTTTAAAAATGAAAATTTTACAATTGAAGATATTGCATCTAAAGTAAATATGAGTATTTCGCAACTAAATAGAAAATTAAATGCACTAATTGATCAACCAGCTGGACAATTAATAAGATCACTTCGTTTGCAGAGAGCTGCGGATTTGTTAAAACATAATGTCGGAAATGTAGCAGAAATATGTTATATGGTCGGATTTAGCGATCAAGCATATTTTTCACGTTCATTCAAAAAACAATTTGGTTTTAGTCCATCAGAATATAAAAAAAGTACAGTATAA